Within Caproicibacterium argilliputei, the genomic segment GGCTTCTGCCCAGACGGGTGGCACACTCTTCCTGCGTGATGTTCCATTCTTCAATCAGCCGCCGGATACCGTCCGCTTCTTCAAACATATTCAAATCCGCGCGCTGCAGGTTTTCCGTCAGGGCAAAAATAGCACTTTCACGGTCTGTACAGGAGGTAATTAAAACCGGAACCTCCCGCATACCGATGAATTTGCAGGCGCGCAGGCGCCTTTCCCCCGCGATTAATTCGTAACCGCTCTGCACGCGCCGCACAACCAGCGGCTGCAGCAGACCATTGGAAGCAATGCTATCGGCAAGCTCCCGCAGATCCTGCGCAGTAAAGGTGCGCCGCGGCTGCGACGGATTTGGCCGTATACACGTGATGTCCAATTTCACAATATGCTGCTGTCCGAGCATTCCCTCACCTCCTGCTTGTCCTTATCCTATCATACAGGAGCCGTACCATTTTGTAGAAAGAACGCACGTGCATAATTTTTTTCGTGTCACGGTTTCTTGCTGCATGATTGCAAGTGCAAAGATGCATCCTTACCAAAGGTGATGTTTACGCTTTCATGACCATGAACAAAGGCTTCAAGCTTTTTTCAAAAGCTTTTCCAGTTTCTATAAAAGCAAGATTTGTGCACCTTGCACAGCACCAATTTTAATTGAATTCTGCCTGTGGAAAACATTGTTGAAAAGTGTCAACTGCCTTGATTTTTCTGCTTTTTTGTTGTGGAAAACGCAAGTGGCTGCTTTTTAATTTTTCCGCCGGCTCGTGGATAGGTCGGTGAGCAGGTGCGTGTGTGCTGAATCATCAAAAAAGTGCGGCTGCTGCCATCCGGCAGTGTGTAAACCGCATTTTTGCAGATGCTGCCCCCCAGCACCTGTAGAGCATATCTGGCGGCAAGCAGTTCTTCCTGCCCCGCCGGCCCCTTCCATGCGCAGAAGTAACCGCCCGGCTTAACAAATGGCAGACAGTATTCACACAAAACAGAAAGCGGCGCCACTGCACGTGCAAAAGCAAAGTCAAACTGCTGTCGCAATTCCGGCTTTCTGCCGCCCTCCTCTGCCCTGGCATGAACCGTCTGCGCAGCAACACCCAGCTTGCTGCAGATGTCATCCAAAACCGTCAGACGCTTCTGCAGACTGTCCAGCAGCGTCAGTTCCAGCTGCGGCTCTGCCAGCTTCAGCGCCAGTCCTGGAAAACCGGCACCGGTTCCTACATCTATGCAACGCTTGCCTGCAAGCTGCATCCACTGCAGCGGCCACAACGAGTCCAGAAAATGCTTTTCTGTAAAAGCCATTGGCTCGGTTATGGCAGTCAAATTCAATTTTTTGTTCCACTCCAGCAGCAGTTCCATGTAGCGCTGAAACTGTGCGGTCTGCTCCGCAGATAGCGGCGTCCGGCAGGCGGCCGTCTCTTTTCGCAGCAGTGCTTCTATATTTTCCATTCAGCCTTTCTCCTTGGCAAGCCAAATCAGCAGAACACTGACATCCGCCGGGCTGACGCCTGAAATCCGGCTTGCCTGCCCGATGTTTGCAGGCTGCACTTTGTTCAGCTTTTCCTGCGCTTCACTGCGCAGCCCCTGCACAGTGGTATAATCCATGCTGTGCGGCAGGAGTTTACCCTCCAAACGCCGCATTTCCGCGATGTCTGCTCGCTGCCGCTTGATATAGCCTTCGTATTTGAGTTCAATTTCTACATTTTCAAAAACCGCTGCCGGATAGTCCGGGCGGTTCCAATCCACCGGTGCCAGCGCAGCATAGCTAAGCTGCGGCCGTTTCAGAAGTTCTGCTAAGCGCACGCCCGTTGTTACTGGCGATGTTTCACGTGAAACAAGCAAGGCATTCAGTGCTTCACTCGGAGGCAAAACCGTTTTCTGCGCACGCTGATACTCCGCAGCTTTTTGCTCCTCTTTTTTTTGAAAGCGTGCCCAGCGCGCGTCACTGATTAGCCCCAGTTTTCTGCCAATTGGTGTCATCCGCTCATCTGCGTTATCCTGCCGCAGCACCAAACGGTACTCGCTGCGGCTGGTCATCATGCGGTACGGGTCCGTAACACCCTTGGTTACTAAATCGTCAACCAATGTGCCGATATAGGAACTGGCACGGTCTAAAATCATCGGCTCCCGTCCCTGCACCTTCAGCGCCGCATTGATACCTGCCACAATGCCCTGGGCGGCAGCTTCCTCATAGCCGGAGCTGCCGTTAAACTGACCGGCGCCATACAGCCCAGGCTGTTCGCGAAACTCCAGCGTGGCATCCATCTGCTGCGGGTCCACGCAGTCATACTCAATGGCATATGCGCAGCGCATCATCTGCACGTGCTCAAGCCCCTTGATTGTGTGGTAAAACTGCAGCTGCACTTCTTCCGGCAAGCTGGAGCTCATCCCCTGCAGGTACATTTCTTCCGTATGCAAACCGCAGGGTTCAATAAAGAGCTGATGGCGCGGTTTGTCCTGAAAGCGCATGATTTTGTCCTCAATACTGGGACAGTAACGCGGCCCAACTCCATGGATATGACCGCTGTAAAGCGGACTGCGGTCAATATTCCGCAGGATAACCTCTTTGGTTCGGTCATTGGTCCAGGAAACATGGCAGACCGCGCGGTTCTGCCCCGGTTCCAGTGTGTCATATGAAAACGGCACCACCGGTTCGTCCCCTTTTTGCACTTCCAAATCTGTAAAGTCTATACTGCTTCGCAAAACACGCGCCGGTGTTCCGGTTTTGAAGCGCCGCAGCCGCAGATGCAACCGGCGCAGCGGCTCGCTTAAAAAGGCAGCGGGAAACATCCCGTCCGGCCCGCTTTCGTAGCTGACCTCGCCGATATAAACGCGGCCGCCTAAAAATGTACCGGTTGCCAAGATGACCGCTTTCACCGTGTAAACCGCACCCATGCGCGTCACTAATTCCCACAGCACGCCGTTCGCCGCATGGCGCAGATCCACCACTTCTGCCTGTTTCAGATACAGGTTCTCTTGCCGTTCCAAAACGTGCTTCATGGTTTCGCTGTACTTTCTGCGGTCAATTTGACAGCGCAGCGAATGCACTGCCGGTCCCTTGCCAAGGTTCAACATCCGGCTCTGCAGAAAGCATTTGTCCGTTGTGCGGCCCATCTCTCCGCCCAAGGCATCAATTTCGCGCACCAAATGTCCCTTTGCTGTACCGCCGATGCTCGGGTTACACGGGCAGTTGCCCACCGCGTCCAGATTGACAGTAAAAACCAGTGTGGAGCAGCCCAGCCGCGCACTGGCCAAGCCCGCTTCAATTCCCGCGTGCCCTGCGCCAACCACCGCTACATCATAGACACCGGCATCATATTCATGCTCCATCATTCATTCGTCCTTTCCAAAATCCCCACAGCTTTTTGCCGCCTGCGCTTATTTCCCCACACAGAACGTTTCAAATACCCGGTCAATCACCGTGTCGGAAACACGTTTGCCGGTCAGTTCCAGCAGCGCAGAAACCGCGTCTTCCACGCAAACTGTCACAGCATCCAGTGTCAGTCCGCTTTCCAGCGCCTCCAGTGCTTCCGAAACCGCTGTCAGCGCACGCTGTGCAGCGGCCTGCTGCCGCTGTGTAAACAGGATGCCCGCTGCCGGGTCAATTGCCTGCAGCTGCAACACCTGCCGCACCGCAGCCGTCAGCTGCTGCAACCCGCTTCCCTGCAGAGCACTGATATATACGATATGTTTAAATTTCGACTGAATATACAAAATGTCGATTTTGTTTTCCAAATCATTCTTGTTGATGACCGCCACAGCAGGCGTTCCGCCAATCAGCTCTACAAACTGTCTATCTTCGTCCTGCAGTGGTTCAGAGGAATCAAACACCGCCAAAATCAGCTGCGCCGCTTCCACGCGGCCGCGGCTGCGCAGAACGCCAATCTGCTCAACGGGGTCTTCCGTATCGTGCAGCCCTGCAGTGTCCGCCAGGCGTAGCGGAATACCAGCCAGTAAAATGGTATCCTCCACCACATCGCGCGTGGTGCCCGCATAGGAGGTCACGATGCTTCTGTCACATCCGGCCAGCAAATTCATCAGGGTACTTTTGCCAACATTAGGCCGCCCCGCAATCACGGTATCCACACCTTCACGCAATACCCGCCCCGTATCGAAACCGGAAAGCAGGCTCTGCAAGCTGTCCTTTGCTTCATTCAATTGCGTGTGCAGCTCAGTCTGGCTGACCTCCGGCACTGCTTCTTCCGGAAAATCCGCCCATGCCGCAAGGTGAGATGCCTCCGCGGTCAGAATCTCACACACACCGGCAATTCGGTCGTGCAGCCTGCCCTCTTGACCAGCGCGCGCTGCCCGCGCTGCTTCCCGTCCACGCGCGGAGATCATCTCCATCACAGACTCCGCCTGTGTCAGATCCATTTTTCCGTTTAAAAACGCGCGCCGGGTAAACTCGCCGGGCTGTGCCAGCACCGCCCCGGCAGCCAGACAGGCATTTAAAAGCCGCCGCAGCAGGTACAAGCCGCCATGACAGGAAAGCTCCACAACATCCTCACCAGTGTAGCTTTTCGGCGCACGGTAATTGGCCGCCACACACTGGTCAAATGTGCCGTCCGCGTCTTGTACCGTACCAAATAAAGAAGTATAGCCCGGAATTTCATCCAGTGTTTTTCCTGACACCGACGTAAAAACCTGCCCCGCAACCGCGCGTGCCTGCTCGCCAGAAATGCGGACAATGCCGATACCGCCCGGCGCCTGCGGGGTACTGATGGCTGCTATGGTATGCAAAGAAATCGCTCCTTCCAGAAAAAAAAGCGCCTGCACCCGGACGGGCGCGAGCGCTGAAAATTCTCAGTTCTCTTTCGGCAGCATCCGCTGCGCGGTTCCCTGCTGCGTGGTGTTTGTCCGCCGCTGCTGCGGGTACGGCCGGCTGGCAGTCTGTCGGAAATTTCGACCTGCC encodes:
- the mnmG gene encoding tRNA uridine-5-carboxymethylaminomethyl(34) synthesis enzyme MnmG — protein: MMEHEYDAGVYDVAVVGAGHAGIEAGLASARLGCSTLVFTVNLDAVGNCPCNPSIGGTAKGHLVREIDALGGEMGRTTDKCFLQSRMLNLGKGPAVHSLRCQIDRRKYSETMKHVLERQENLYLKQAEVVDLRHAANGVLWELVTRMGAVYTVKAVILATGTFLGGRVYIGEVSYESGPDGMFPAAFLSEPLRRLHLRLRRFKTGTPARVLRSSIDFTDLEVQKGDEPVVPFSYDTLEPGQNRAVCHVSWTNDRTKEVILRNIDRSPLYSGHIHGVGPRYCPSIEDKIMRFQDKPRHQLFIEPCGLHTEEMYLQGMSSSLPEEVQLQFYHTIKGLEHVQMMRCAYAIEYDCVDPQQMDATLEFREQPGLYGAGQFNGSSGYEEAAAQGIVAGINAALKVQGREPMILDRASSYIGTLVDDLVTKGVTDPYRMMTSRSEYRLVLRQDNADERMTPIGRKLGLISDARWARFQKKEEQKAAEYQRAQKTVLPPSEALNALLVSRETSPVTTGVRLAELLKRPQLSYAALAPVDWNRPDYPAAVFENVEIELKYEGYIKRQRADIAEMRRLEGKLLPHSMDYTTVQGLRSEAQEKLNKVQPANIGQASRISGVSPADVSVLLIWLAKEKG
- the mnmE gene encoding tRNA uridine-5-carboxymethylaminomethyl(34) synthesis GTPase MnmE, giving the protein MHTIAAISTPQAPGGIGIVRISGEQARAVAGQVFTSVSGKTLDEIPGYTSLFGTVQDADGTFDQCVAANYRAPKSYTGEDVVELSCHGGLYLLRRLLNACLAAGAVLAQPGEFTRRAFLNGKMDLTQAESVMEMISARGREAARAARAGQEGRLHDRIAGVCEILTAEASHLAAWADFPEEAVPEVSQTELHTQLNEAKDSLQSLLSGFDTGRVLREGVDTVIAGRPNVGKSTLMNLLAGCDRSIVTSYAGTTRDVVEDTILLAGIPLRLADTAGLHDTEDPVEQIGVLRSRGRVEAAQLILAVFDSSEPLQDEDRQFVELIGGTPAVAVINKNDLENKIDILYIQSKFKHIVYISALQGSGLQQLTAAVRQVLQLQAIDPAAGILFTQRQQAAAQRALTAVSEALEALESGLTLDAVTVCVEDAVSALLELTGKRVSDTVIDRVFETFCVGK
- the rsmG gene encoding 16S rRNA (guanine(527)-N(7))-methyltransferase RsmG, producing MENIEALLRKETAACRTPLSAEQTAQFQRYMELLLEWNKKLNLTAITEPMAFTEKHFLDSLWPLQWMQLAGKRCIDVGTGAGFPGLALKLAEPQLELTLLDSLQKRLTVLDDICSKLGVAAQTVHARAEEGGRKPELRQQFDFAFARAVAPLSVLCEYCLPFVKPGGYFCAWKGPAGQEELLAARYALQVLGGSICKNAVYTLPDGSSRTFLMIQHTRTCSPTYPRAGGKIKKQPLAFSTTKKQKNQGS